One window from the genome of Haloprofundus halobius encodes:
- a CDS encoding DMT family transporter: MRSRSDRDRRAETVGVGLVLFSAFGFGTLAVLGEFAFAAGLNVPSVLALRFALATLLVWVVLAARRRRTDAPGRLRLRGRLLVVAIALGLVGYTGQSALFFWGLEYLTAGVTTLVLYTYPAFVLVLSALFLGEPLTRRRLVALPLVLGGVTLVAGVDPAGVSTVGVAIVLGSAVVYSGYIVVSRVALDDTDGLLLAGYVLPAAAVSFVTYGTVTDTLALPATTAGWLTVVGIAVLATVVPVVTFFGGIRRIGASRAGLVSTVEPIVAVVLGVLLLNEPLPPATFVGGALVLVGVWLIHAESR; the protein is encoded by the coding sequence ATGCGTTCACGCAGCGACCGGGACCGACGCGCCGAAACCGTCGGCGTGGGGCTGGTGCTCTTCTCCGCGTTCGGGTTCGGCACGCTGGCGGTTCTCGGGGAGTTCGCCTTCGCCGCCGGGCTGAACGTCCCGTCGGTGCTCGCGCTGCGCTTCGCGCTGGCGACGCTTCTCGTCTGGGTCGTCCTCGCCGCGCGTCGCCGTCGAACCGACGCCCCCGGCCGACTCCGACTCCGCGGTCGACTCCTCGTCGTCGCGATTGCGCTCGGCCTCGTGGGGTACACGGGCCAGAGCGCGCTGTTCTTCTGGGGGCTCGAATATCTCACCGCGGGCGTGACGACGCTCGTGCTCTACACGTACCCGGCGTTCGTGCTCGTCCTCTCGGCGCTGTTTCTCGGCGAACCGCTGACGCGGCGACGACTCGTCGCCCTCCCGCTCGTGCTCGGCGGGGTGACGCTCGTCGCGGGCGTCGACCCGGCCGGTGTCTCGACAGTCGGGGTCGCCATCGTCCTCGGGTCGGCGGTGGTCTACTCGGGCTACATCGTCGTCAGTCGAGTCGCGCTCGACGACACCGACGGCCTCCTGCTTGCGGGCTACGTCCTCCCGGCGGCCGCGGTGTCCTTCGTCACCTACGGAACGGTCACCGACACGCTGGCGCTGCCCGCGACGACGGCCGGGTGGCTGACGGTCGTCGGCATCGCCGTGCTCGCGACCGTCGTCCCGGTCGTGACGTTCTTCGGCGGGATCCGGCGCATCGGAGCCTCCCGTGCCGGCCTCGTGAGCACGGTCGAACCCATCGTCGCCGTCGTCCTCGGAGTGCTGTTGCTAAACGAACCGCTCCCGCCGGCGACGTTCGTCGGTGGCGCGCTCGTCCTCGTCGGCGTCTGGCTCATCCACGCGGAGTCGAGGTGA